The Solidesulfovibrio fructosivorans JJ] genome has a window encoding:
- a CDS encoding glycosyltransferase family 2 protein — translation MDYLSLCCIAKDENAFIVEWAVYHAMLGVERLIIYDNDSRVPLAETLAPYAAHIPCSIETITGPARQLDAYAHCLETHGASTHWLGFIDVDEFLLPRREDDLRLLLTDFEDHAGLGVNWVMFGSSGHEAPPLGLLLENYTRRSDYAAPINLHIKSIVKPRAVHQPLSPHHFAYKVGNGCVGEGGFPLPGPYGPHHNERIQLNHYFFRSRQDFREKIERGRGDMPTSAFRHNMADFDYQLRHYTIPDRDMERFVPQLRERLAGNWPSPAVPADWEADSERLRLLLERNRPDLAESLSRRLVAAHAANSGAWSLRALALALLGRHGEAHEAMARSFRIEQTVENLYQLFRIQTLAGDTDEARRTARYISWRLTGVDAELQSECAWILEAIRPVL, via the coding sequence ATGGATTACCTGAGCCTGTGCTGCATCGCCAAAGACGAAAACGCGTTTATCGTCGAGTGGGCGGTCTATCATGCCATGCTCGGCGTGGAACGGCTCATCATCTACGACAACGATTCACGCGTCCCCCTGGCCGAAACCCTGGCACCCTACGCCGCCCACATCCCCTGCTCCATCGAGACCATCACCGGCCCGGCCCGGCAGCTCGACGCCTACGCCCATTGCCTGGAAACCCATGGCGCGAGCACCCATTGGCTCGGGTTCATCGATGTGGACGAATTCCTGCTGCCGCGCCGGGAAGACGACCTGCGCCTGCTTCTGACCGACTTCGAGGATCATGCCGGACTTGGGGTCAACTGGGTCATGTTCGGCTCCTCCGGCCATGAGGCCCCACCACTGGGACTTCTCCTCGAAAACTACACCCGGCGTTCGGACTACGCCGCTCCGATCAATCTGCACATCAAAAGCATCGTCAAACCGCGCGCCGTACACCAGCCCCTGTCGCCCCATCATTTCGCCTACAAAGTGGGAAACGGCTGCGTGGGCGAAGGTGGTTTTCCCCTGCCCGGGCCTTACGGACCGCACCACAACGAGCGGATACAGCTCAACCACTACTTTTTCCGGTCACGACAGGATTTTCGGGAAAAAATCGAACGCGGCCGGGGCGACATGCCAACGAGCGCCTTTCGGCACAACATGGCGGATTTCGACTACCAGTTGCGCCACTACACCATCCCGGACCGGGACATGGAGCGCTTTGTGCCGCAACTGCGGGAGCGCTTAGCTGGGAACTGGCCGTCTCCGGCCGTTCCCGCCGACTGGGAGGCGGACAGCGAACGGCTGCGCCTGCTTTTGGAGCGCAACCGCCCGGACTTGGCCGAATCCCTGTCCCGGAGACTGGTGGCCGCCCATGCCGCAAATTCCGGGGCTTGGAGCCTGCGCGCTCTGGCCTTGGCGCTCCTTGGCCGGCACGGGGAAGCGCATGAGGCCATGGCCCGCTCGTTTCGCATCGAGCAGACCGTCGAGAACCTCTATCAGCTCTTCCGCATCCAAACCCTGGCCGGCGATACGGACGAAGCCCGGCGCACGGCGCGCTATATCTCTTGGCGACTGACCGGCGTGGACGCGGAGCTGCAAAGCGAATGCGCCTGGATTCTGGAGGCGATCCGGCCTGTGCTCTAA